The Candidatus Rokuibacteriota bacterium genome segment GGCTCGGACTCGAGGCCAAGCGGCACATGGACCAGGGGGTGCTGGTTCCGGACGACGTGGTGATCGGGCTGGTGGCCGAGCGGCTCGACCAGGCCGAGGCGGGGAAGGGGTTCCTGCTGGACGGCTTCCCGCGCACGGTGGCCCAGGCCGAGGCCCTTGACCGGCTCCTCGAGACGCTCGGTCTCGCGCTCGACCGCGTGATCTTCTTCGATGTCTCCGAGGCTGAGCTGCTCCGCCGGCTCACGGGGCGGCGGGTGTGCCGGCAGTGTGGAGAGACGTTCCATCTGGTCTCCGCTCCGCCCCGGAAGGCCGGGGCCTGCGACCGGTGCGGTGGCGAGCTGTACCAGCGCGAGGATGACAGTGAGCAGGCGGTGCGCCGGCGGCTGGCCGTGTACCGCGAGCAGACGGCGCCGCTCCTCGAATACTACCGGCGGCGCTCGCTCCTGGCCGTGGTCGCTGGGGAGGGGTCCATCGAGTCCGTCGGCGCCGCGGTTCGCGCCGCGCTTCCCTCGGGCGTTCCTCCGAAGGGGGCGCACCCACGCCCTGCGGGCGCCGGTACACGCCCCGTGCGAACCTCCCCCCGGAGGTTGCGCGGGCCGGGTACCCGCGGAGCGGGTGCCCGCTCGAAGCGAGCGGGGCAGGCGTGAGATGATCATTCTGAAGTCGGCACGCGAGATCGCGCTGATGCGCGCCGGCGGCCAGATTCTTGCGCAGGCCATGGGACGGCTCCGGGACCTCGTCAAGCCCGGCGTCTCGACGCTCGAGATCGACCGGGAGGTGGAGGCGTTGATCCTCGCGCGTGGCGCGAGGCCGGCGTTCAAGGGGTACCGGGGTTTCCCGGCCACGGTCTGCACTTCGCTCAACGACGAGGTGGTGCACGGGATCCCCTCGGCGCACCGGCGGGTGAAGGAGGGCGACATCGTCAGTCTCGATCTCGGCTGCATCGTCGATGGCTACTACGCGGACTGCGCCTTCACCCTGGCCATCGGCGAAGTGCCGCCGCGAGTGCAGGAGCTTCTGGACGTCACCCGGGAGAGCCTGGACCTGGCCATCGGCCAGTGTCGCCCGGGGAAACGCCTGGGGGATGTGTCTCACGCCGTGCAGGCGCACGTGGAGCGCCACGGCTTTTCGGTGGTGCGGACGTTCGTGGGCCACGGTATCGGTCGCGCGCTCCACGAGGATCCTCAGGTGCCGAATTTTGGTGAACCGGGCCGGGGACCATTGCTCAAGCCGGGCGTGGTACTGGCCATCGAGCCCATGGTGACCGCGGGAAGCGCGGAGGTTCGGATCCTCGAGGACCGCTGGACCGCGGTGACCGAGGACGGGAGCCTGGCGGCCCACTTTGAGCACACGGTGGCCGTCACGGAGGACGAAC includes the following:
- a CDS encoding adenylate kinase translates to MRAVFLGPPGAGKGTQARQLAAERGVPQIATGDILREAAASGTRLGLEAKRHMDQGVLVPDDVVIGLVAERLDQAEAGKGFLLDGFPRTVAQAEALDRLLETLGLALDRVIFFDVSEAELLRRLTGRRVCRQCGETFHLVSAPPRKAGACDRCGGELYQREDDSEQAVRRRLAVYREQTAPLLEYYRRRSLLAVVAGEGSIESVGAAVRAALPSGVPPKGAHPRPAGAGTRPVRTSPRRLRGPGTRGAGARSKRAGQA
- the map gene encoding type I methionyl aminopeptidase, whose translation is MIILKSAREIALMRAGGQILAQAMGRLRDLVKPGVSTLEIDREVEALILARGARPAFKGYRGFPATVCTSLNDEVVHGIPSAHRRVKEGDIVSLDLGCIVDGYYADCAFTLAIGEVPPRVQELLDVTRESLDLAIGQCRPGKRLGDVSHAVQAHVERHGFSVVRTFVGHGIGRALHEDPQVPNFGEPGRGPLLKPGVVLAIEPMVTAGSAEVRILEDRWTAVTEDGSLAAHFEHTVAVTEDEPEVLTRLDGGSAA